The following coding sequences lie in one Bos taurus isolate L1 Dominette 01449 registration number 42190680 breed Hereford chromosome 28, ARS-UCD2.0, whole genome shotgun sequence genomic window:
- the PCBD1 gene encoding pterin-4-alpha-carbinolamine dehydratase isoform X1, translated as MAGKAHRLSAEERDQLLPNLRAVGWNELEGRDAIFKQFHFKDFNRQAFGFMTRVALQAEKLDHHPEWFNVYNKVHITLSTHECAGLSERDVNLASFIEQVAVSMT; from the exons ATG GCTGGCAAAGCACacaggctgagtgctgaggaaagGGACCAGCTGCTGCCAAACCTGCGGGCCGTGGGGTGGAACGAGCTGGAAGGCCGGGATGCCATCTTCAAGCAGTTCCATTTCAAAGACTTTAATCGG CAGGCTTTTGGCTTCATGACAAGAGTGGCCCTGCAGGCTGAGAAGTTGGACCACCATCCCGAATGGTTTAACGTGTATAATAAG GTCCACATCACCCTGAGCACTCACGAGTGTGCGGGCCTTTCAGAACGGGATGTAAACCTGGCCAGCTTCATCGAGCAAGTAGCGGTGTCCATGACGTAG
- the PCBD1 gene encoding pterin-4-alpha-carbinolamine dehydratase, translating into MAGKAHRLSAEERDQLLPNLRAVGWNELEGRDAIFKQFHFKDFNRAFGFMTRVALQAEKLDHHPEWFNVYNKVHITLSTHECAGLSERDVNLASFIEQVAVSMT; encoded by the exons ATG GCTGGCAAAGCACacaggctgagtgctgaggaaagGGACCAGCTGCTGCCAAACCTGCGGGCCGTGGGGTGGAACGAGCTGGAAGGCCGGGATGCCATCTTCAAGCAGTTCCATTTCAAAGACTTTAATCGG GCTTTTGGCTTCATGACAAGAGTGGCCCTGCAGGCTGAGAAGTTGGACCACCATCCCGAATGGTTTAACGTGTATAATAAG GTCCACATCACCCTGAGCACTCACGAGTGTGCGGGCCTTTCAGAACGGGATGTAAACCTGGCCAGCTTCATCGAGCAAGTAGCGGTGTCCATGACGTAG